One window from the genome of Streptomyces sp. NBC_01476 encodes:
- a CDS encoding DUF4192 domain-containing protein has translation MTQSNETNHAQSSPPTEEVKVTLRGPAELADALPYLIGGFHPNDSLVMAALHGEHGRFGGRLRLGLPREPEEWPEVARQLADCLLKNSARHGTRPDAVVLFLCQDPREGEQPVDVMERMRPLVQQLRVACGELDVPVVEALCVSAGRWWSYCRPGADADSREGEELPPAGSTAMAATAAYVGLPSPGSQRDLECRLKPTERNRRHEIALDIASAELVPRMLGGDGGADEEGQIRQRTLSLARAALERFRAAPPISDAPSADKRDDKLLGDDEAAMIILGLQDREARDRAAEWMEPAQADAALRLWRALARRCAGPYADHAAAPLALAGWVAWSSGDDAEARIALGMALDREPHYTFARLLHHSVNEGLDPELLRHCLRQERRKRVIAATTARRGPSGRAGRGPGRHSLGDRRARTRR, from the coding sequence ATGACGCAGAGCAACGAAACCAATCACGCACAGTCATCGCCGCCGACGGAGGAGGTCAAGGTCACCCTGCGCGGGCCGGCCGAACTGGCCGACGCCCTGCCGTATCTCATCGGCGGCTTCCATCCGAACGACAGCCTGGTCATGGCGGCACTGCACGGAGAGCACGGCCGGTTCGGCGGGCGGCTCCGCCTCGGACTGCCCCGCGAACCGGAGGAGTGGCCCGAGGTGGCCAGGCAACTCGCGGACTGCCTGTTGAAGAACAGCGCCCGGCACGGCACCCGGCCCGACGCGGTTGTCCTCTTCCTCTGCCAGGATCCGCGCGAGGGGGAACAGCCTGTGGACGTCATGGAGCGGATGCGACCACTCGTCCAGCAACTGCGGGTGGCCTGCGGCGAGTTGGACGTACCTGTGGTGGAGGCGCTCTGTGTGTCCGCCGGTCGCTGGTGGTCCTACTGCAGGCCCGGGGCCGACGCCGATTCCCGCGAGGGGGAGGAGCTTCCGCCGGCGGGCAGTACGGCCATGGCCGCCACCGCCGCGTACGTGGGGCTTCCTTCCCCGGGCTCGCAGCGGGACTTGGAGTGCCGGCTCAAGCCCACCGAGCGGAACCGGCGGCACGAGATCGCGCTCGACATCGCCTCCGCCGAACTCGTACCACGGATGCTGGGCGGCGACGGCGGCGCGGACGAGGAGGGGCAGATCAGACAGCGCACCCTCAGCCTGGCCCGCGCCGCACTGGAACGCTTCCGCGCCGCGCCGCCGATCAGCGACGCCCCGAGCGCCGACAAACGGGACGACAAGCTGCTCGGCGACGACGAGGCGGCGATGATCATCCTCGGGCTGCAGGACAGAGAGGCCCGTGACCGGGCCGCCGAGTGGATGGAGCCGGCGCAGGCCGACGCGGCGCTGCGGCTCTGGCGGGCGCTGGCCCGGCGTTGCGCGGGCCCCTACGCCGATCACGCCGCCGCCCCGCTCGCCCTCGCCGGATGGGTGGCGTGGTCCTCGGGCGACGACGCGGAGGCCCGGATCGCCCTGGGGATGGCGCTCGACCGGGAACCGCACTACACCTTCGCCCGGCTCCTCCATCACTCGGTGAACGAGGGACTGGACCCGGAGCTGCTGCGGCACTGTCTGCGCCAGGAGCGGCGCAAGCGGGTGATCGCCGCGACTACAGCTCGCCGCGGACCATCCGGACGAGCCGGTCGAGGACCTGGCCGCCACTCACTCGGAGACCGTCGTGCTCGTACTCGTCGGTGA
- a CDS encoding alpha/beta fold hydrolase — protein MAVHRQPGTVLTDHTFAVPLDHDAPGGERIEIYAREVVAAGREDDELPWLLYLQGGPGGRSPRPLGRDGWLRRALDDYRVLLLDQRGTGRSTPASRQTLPERGDAAAQARYLSHFRADSIVRDCEVIRRELLGEEERWSVLGQSFGGFCAITYLSCAPQGLREVLITGGLPGLRSCAEDVYRAAFPRIERKNLGHYDRYPGDVDGVRDIVRHLHDTDVLLPGGGRLTPEAFQSLGIMLGSGNGSHTLHYLVEDAFVPGISRPELSDSFLSEVQGHLSFAGNPLYAVLHESIYGQLSVSPGATDWAAERVRQEFPQFNADRALAGEEPVLLTGETIHPWMFATDPALAPLRETAELLAQREQWTDLYDPAQLARNEVPVAAAIYHDDMYVDTADSIATARAVRGLRTWVTDEYEHDGLRVSGGQVLDRLVRMVRGEL, from the coding sequence ATGGCCGTCCACCGCCAGCCCGGCACCGTCCTCACCGACCACACCTTCGCCGTGCCGCTCGACCACGATGCGCCAGGCGGTGAGCGGATCGAGATCTACGCACGGGAGGTCGTCGCGGCCGGCCGTGAAGACGACGAGCTGCCCTGGCTGCTCTACCTTCAGGGCGGCCCCGGCGGACGCTCGCCACGTCCTTTGGGCCGGGACGGCTGGCTGCGCCGGGCACTGGACGACTACCGGGTGCTGCTGCTCGACCAGCGGGGCACCGGCCGGTCCACTCCGGCATCGCGCCAGACCCTGCCGGAGCGGGGGGACGCCGCCGCGCAGGCGCGGTATCTCTCGCACTTCCGGGCCGACTCCATCGTCCGGGACTGCGAGGTGATCCGCCGCGAACTGCTCGGTGAGGAGGAACGCTGGAGCGTCCTCGGTCAGAGCTTCGGCGGTTTCTGTGCGATCACCTACCTCTCCTGTGCTCCGCAGGGACTGCGGGAGGTGCTGATAACCGGCGGCCTGCCGGGGCTGCGGTCCTGCGCCGAGGATGTCTATCGCGCGGCCTTTCCCCGGATCGAGCGCAAGAACCTGGGCCACTACGACCGCTACCCCGGGGACGTCGACGGGGTACGCGACATCGTCCGCCACCTGCACGACACCGACGTGCTGCTGCCGGGCGGCGGGCGGCTCACCCCGGAGGCGTTCCAGTCCCTCGGGATCATGCTGGGCTCCGGGAACGGTTCGCACACCCTGCACTATCTGGTCGAGGACGCCTTCGTCCCCGGGATCTCCCGGCCGGAACTCTCCGACTCCTTCCTCTCCGAGGTCCAGGGACATCTCTCCTTCGCCGGCAACCCGCTCTACGCGGTGCTGCACGAATCGATCTACGGGCAGCTCTCGGTCTCGCCGGGCGCGACCGACTGGGCCGCCGAGCGGGTGCGCCAGGAGTTCCCGCAGTTCAACGCGGACCGGGCACTGGCCGGGGAAGAACCGGTGCTGCTCACCGGCGAGACGATCCACCCGTGGATGTTCGCCACCGATCCGGCGCTTGCACCGCTGCGCGAGACGGCCGAGCTGCTTGCACAGCGCGAGCAGTGGACGGACCTCTACGACCCGGCTCAGCTGGCCCGCAACGAGGTGCCGGTGGCGGCCGCGATCTACCACGACGACATGTACGTCGACACCGCGGACTCCATCGCCACCGCCCGCGCCGTACGCGGTCTGCGGACCTGGGTCACCGACGAGTACGAGCACGACGGTCTCCGAGTGAGTGGCGGCCAGGTCCTCGACCGGCTCGTCCGGATGGTCCGCGGCGAGCTGTAG
- a CDS encoding NUDIX hydrolase: MSPYDPSAFPPFAVTVDLVVLTVREHALCALSVRRGEPPFQGRWALPGGFVRADEDLGQAAARELAEETGLRAQNGAHLEQLATYGDPNRDPRMRVVSVAHLVLAPDLPAPRAGGDARSARWAPVDTLLAGGGQEHAGEAAQLAFDHHRILADGVERARSKIEYSSLATAFCPPEFTVGELRRVYEAVWGVALDPRNFHRKVTGTVGFLVPTGGTTTRQGGRPAQLFRAGGATLLNPPMLRPEV, encoded by the coding sequence ATGTCGCCCTACGACCCGTCGGCCTTCCCGCCCTTCGCCGTCACCGTCGACCTGGTCGTGCTCACCGTGCGCGAACACGCGCTGTGTGCACTGTCCGTACGCCGGGGGGAGCCGCCCTTCCAGGGGCGGTGGGCACTGCCCGGCGGATTCGTCCGGGCGGACGAGGATCTGGGGCAGGCCGCGGCCCGTGAGCTGGCCGAGGAGACGGGACTGCGGGCCCAGAACGGCGCCCATCTCGAACAGCTCGCCACCTACGGCGATCCGAACCGCGACCCGCGGATGCGGGTGGTCAGCGTGGCGCATCTGGTGCTCGCGCCCGACCTGCCGGCGCCGCGAGCCGGGGGTGACGCACGCAGTGCACGCTGGGCTCCGGTCGACACGCTGCTGGCGGGGGGCGGGCAGGAGCACGCGGGAGAGGCGGCCCAGCTGGCCTTCGACCACCACCGGATCCTGGCCGACGGAGTCGAGCGGGCCCGGTCGAAGATCGAGTACTCCTCGCTGGCCACGGCCTTCTGTCCGCCGGAGTTCACCGTGGGGGAGCTGCGCCGGGTGTACGAGGCGGTGTGGGGGGTGGCTCTCGACCCGCGGAACTTCCACCGCAAGGTGACCGGGACGGTCGGCTTCCTGGTGCCCACCGGCGGGACGACGACGCGTCAGGGCGGGCGGCCCGCACAGTTGTTCAGGGCCGGCGGCGCCACGCTGCTCAATCCGCCGATGCTGCGACCGGAAGTCTAG
- a CDS encoding ABC transporter ATP-binding protein has translation MIQAIGLTSTSRRKARPTVADLTFDILPGEVTGLLGPAGSGKSTALRLLLGTEAGRGATLVDGRPLHELPHPAREIGAVVGDVVGHPRRTARGHLRMLCSAFGVPLSRADEMLHLVGLDAMADERIGTFSLGMDRRLGFAVALLARPRALILDDPVRGLPPQEAAWVHELSRKHAAAGGAVLLTGRDARALARTADQVIALEKGRLVASESAEHFARTRLRPHVAVRSPYAQRLAGLLAESGAEVISTSGSRIAVYGTTSAAVGETAYRNGILLHHLADEAVRVAVPETADIPQPVRTRKAPPVRLIAHRTGPERPFGYELRRAFGVRTPWPAALLTLLGSMAGTVLMTRWGAAPTSPLRLVSGWATELPLPVAVIGAGGLGALGYGQEFTYPALAPGYGPEPRSPRLLGAKLAVSGATALLLATLATLLNLVMLRTAPGAPGAFDPLAHPGALTAFGALAVGCAWAGVLAAAVFRTTALGLAAVMAVPVMVVPAVRMVLGGDGSRELGDAADALWSLVTGVSQGGGAVSGTLRFAGQPVFLALVLSLAALVGAYAASALRGRRRGRRSTALRTGQTAPLTGEKS, from the coding sequence GTGATCCAGGCCATCGGACTGACCAGTACCTCTCGCCGCAAAGCCCGGCCCACCGTCGCCGATCTGACCTTCGACATCCTGCCGGGCGAGGTGACCGGCCTGCTCGGGCCGGCCGGCTCCGGCAAGTCGACCGCCCTGCGGCTGCTGCTCGGTACGGAAGCCGGCCGCGGCGCCACCCTCGTCGACGGCCGTCCGCTGCACGAGCTGCCGCACCCCGCCCGGGAGATCGGCGCTGTCGTCGGCGACGTGGTCGGACACCCGCGCCGCACCGCCCGCGGCCATCTCCGGATGCTCTGTTCCGCGTTCGGGGTGCCGCTGTCACGGGCGGACGAGATGCTGCACCTGGTCGGACTCGACGCGATGGCCGACGAGCGGATCGGCACCTTCTCCCTCGGTATGGACCGCCGGCTGGGGTTCGCGGTGGCGCTGCTGGCCCGGCCGCGCGCGCTGATCCTCGACGACCCGGTCCGCGGTCTGCCGCCGCAGGAGGCCGCCTGGGTACATGAGCTGTCACGCAAACACGCGGCAGCCGGCGGGGCCGTACTGCTCACCGGCAGGGACGCGCGTGCCCTGGCCCGTACCGCCGATCAGGTGATCGCGCTGGAGAAGGGGCGGCTGGTCGCCAGCGAGTCCGCCGAGCACTTCGCACGTACCCGGCTGCGGCCGCACGTCGCGGTCCGTTCGCCGTACGCCCAGCGGCTCGCCGGGCTGCTCGCGGAGAGTGGCGCCGAAGTGATCAGCACGAGCGGCAGCCGTATCGCCGTGTACGGGACGACATCGGCGGCGGTGGGCGAAACCGCGTACCGCAACGGCATTCTGCTGCACCACCTCGCCGACGAGGCCGTGCGGGTCGCCGTGCCCGAGACGGCGGACATCCCGCAGCCGGTCCGGACGCGGAAGGCGCCGCCGGTGCGGCTGATCGCCCACCGCACGGGCCCGGAGCGGCCGTTCGGCTACGAGTTGCGCCGCGCGTTCGGGGTGCGCACCCCCTGGCCGGCCGCCCTGCTGACGCTCCTCGGCTCGATGGCGGGCACCGTGCTGATGACCAGATGGGGCGCGGCCCCCACCTCGCCGCTCCGACTGGTCTCCGGCTGGGCCACCGAACTGCCGCTGCCGGTGGCCGTGATCGGGGCCGGCGGACTCGGCGCGCTCGGCTATGGCCAGGAGTTCACCTACCCGGCGCTCGCTCCCGGTTACGGCCCGGAGCCCCGCAGTCCCCGGCTGCTCGGCGCGAAGCTGGCGGTCAGCGGTGCCACCGCCCTCCTCCTGGCCACCCTCGCCACCCTGCTGAACCTGGTGATGCTGCGGACCGCGCCCGGCGCGCCCGGTGCCTTCGATCCGCTGGCGCATCCCGGTGCGCTGACCGCTTTCGGCGCGCTCGCTGTCGGGTGTGCCTGGGCCGGGGTGCTGGCCGCGGCGGTGTTCCGAACCACCGCGCTGGGGCTCGCCGCCGTGATGGCCGTTCCGGTGATGGTCGTACCGGCCGTCCGTATGGTTCTCGGCGGGGACGGTTCCCGGGAACTCGGCGACGCCGCCGACGCGTTGTGGTCACTGGTGACAGGCGTCTCCCAGGGCGGCGGCGCGGTGTCAGGGACACTGCGATTCGCCGGTCAACCCGTCTTCCTCGCCCTGGTGTTGTCGCTGGCCGCACTGGTCGGGGCCTACGCGGCAAGCGCGTTGCGCGGACGGCGCCGGGGGCGGCGGTCAACTGCCCTTCGTACCGGCCAAACCGCCCCGCTCACCGGCGAAAAGAGCTGA
- a CDS encoding FadR/GntR family transcriptional regulator: MLFSKALKARSGIADKGCVSTLAHSMMTAARSADSGIAGPGELDRYTYADATGTDRPGLPSWEGMEPDMSRVGRRAGGSRGRGLHGQLVQQLGQMIVSGDLGADRPLVPEEIGQRFEVSRTVVRESLRVLEAKGLVSARPNVGTRVRPVSDWNLLDPDIIEWRAFGPQRDEQRRELLELRWTIEPLAARLAAGHGREEIQQRLADMAEIMAHAAAQGDALTFSRADSEFHTLLLQVAGNRMLEHLSGIVSSALHVSGGPATGCDRPADASVGLHHRIVEALSEGDGGTAEAAMRQLLSVPAEQPASGEHVVPAPREH, from the coding sequence GTGCTTTTCAGCAAAGCCCTCAAGGCCCGCAGCGGCATCGCCGACAAAGGATGCGTGAGTACCCTTGCGCATTCGATGATGACCGCGGCTCGCTCCGCCGACTCCGGTATCGCCGGCCCGGGCGAGCTGGACCGCTACACGTACGCTGACGCCACCGGCACCGACCGCCCCGGACTTCCCTCCTGGGAGGGCATGGAGCCGGATATGAGCCGGGTCGGCCGCCGCGCCGGCGGCAGCCGTGGCCGGGGACTGCACGGGCAACTCGTCCAGCAGCTCGGCCAGATGATCGTCTCCGGTGACCTGGGCGCCGACCGCCCGCTGGTCCCCGAGGAGATCGGCCAGCGCTTCGAGGTCTCCCGCACGGTGGTGCGTGAGTCCCTGCGCGTGCTGGAGGCCAAAGGCCTGGTGAGCGCCCGTCCCAATGTCGGCACCCGGGTGCGCCCGGTGAGCGACTGGAACCTCCTCGACCCCGACATCATCGAATGGCGTGCCTTCGGACCGCAGCGGGACGAGCAGCGCCGTGAACTGCTGGAACTGCGCTGGACCATCGAACCGCTGGCCGCCCGGCTGGCCGCGGGCCACGGGCGCGAGGAGATCCAGCAGCGCCTGGCCGACATGGCGGAGATCATGGCCCACGCCGCCGCCCAGGGCGACGCGCTCACCTTCTCCCGCGCCGACAGCGAGTTCCACACCCTGCTGCTCCAGGTCGCGGGCAACCGGATGCTGGAGCACCTGTCGGGCATCGTCTCCTCGGCGCTGCACGTCTCCGGCGGCCCGGCGACCGGCTGCGACCGCCCCGCGGACGCCTCGGTCGGCCTGCACCACCGGATCGTCGAGGCGCTGTCCGAGGGCGACGGCGGCACCGCGGAGGCGGCCATGCGCCAGTTGCTCTCGGTCCCGGCCGAGCAACCGGCCTCAGGCGAACATGTCGTCCCCGCCCCCCGCGAGCACTGA
- a CDS encoding RNA polymerase sigma factor — protein sequence MSASTSRTLPSEIAESESLMALIEQGKAQGQIAGDDVRRAFEADQIPATQWKNVLRSLNQVLDEEGVTLMVTAAEAPKRTRKSVAAKSPAKRTATKTVATKAAPAKKTVVPAAPASQVVVEAETTVEPSVEAETPAKKAPAKRVAAKKTAAKKAPAKKVAAKKTAASGEDEAVAETDELLDEAAVPGKAGEEEAEKPESESFVLSDDDEDDAPAQQVAVAGATADPVKDYLKQIGKVPLLNAEQEVELAKRIEAGLFAEDKLAAADKLAPKLKRELEIIAEDGRWAKNHLLEANLRLVVSLAKRYTGRGMLFLDLIQEGNLGLIRAVEKFDYTKGFKFSTYATWWIRQAITRAMADQARTIRIPVHMVEVINKLARVQRQMLQDLGREPTPEELAKELDMTPEKVIEVQKYGREPISLHTPLGEDGDSEFGDLIEDSEAVVPADAVSFTLLQEQLHSVLDTLSEREAGVVSMRFGLTDGQPKTLDEIGKVYGVTRERIRQIESKTMSKLRHPSRSQVLRDYLD from the coding sequence GTGTCGGCCAGCACATCCCGTACGCTCCCGTCCGAGATCGCCGAATCCGAGTCTCTGATGGCGCTCATCGAGCAGGGTAAGGCCCAGGGCCAGATCGCCGGCGACGACGTGCGTCGGGCGTTCGAAGCGGACCAGATTCCGGCAACCCAGTGGAAGAACGTTCTGCGCAGCCTCAACCAGGTCCTCGACGAGGAGGGTGTGACGCTGATGGTGACTGCCGCTGAGGCGCCCAAGCGCACCCGTAAGAGCGTCGCAGCCAAGAGCCCGGCGAAGCGTACTGCCACCAAGACGGTCGCCACCAAGGCGGCCCCTGCCAAGAAGACCGTTGTGCCTGCGGCCCCCGCCTCCCAGGTGGTGGTCGAGGCCGAGACCACGGTGGAGCCATCGGTGGAGGCGGAAACCCCAGCCAAGAAGGCGCCCGCGAAGAGGGTCGCCGCGAAGAAGACGGCCGCCAAGAAAGCCCCCGCGAAGAAGGTGGCGGCGAAGAAGACCGCCGCGTCGGGCGAGGACGAGGCGGTCGCCGAGACGGACGAGCTGCTCGACGAGGCCGCCGTGCCAGGCAAGGCCGGCGAGGAGGAGGCCGAGAAGCCGGAGTCCGAGAGCTTTGTGCTCTCCGACGACGACGAGGACGACGCGCCGGCCCAGCAGGTCGCCGTCGCCGGTGCCACCGCCGACCCGGTCAAGGACTACCTCAAGCAGATCGGCAAGGTCCCGCTCCTCAACGCCGAGCAGGAGGTCGAGCTCGCGAAGCGGATCGAGGCCGGCCTGTTCGCGGAGGACAAGCTCGCCGCCGCCGACAAGCTCGCCCCCAAGCTCAAGCGCGAGCTGGAGATCATCGCCGAGGACGGCCGCTGGGCCAAGAACCACCTGCTGGAGGCCAACCTCCGCCTGGTGGTCTCGCTGGCCAAGCGCTACACCGGCCGCGGCATGCTCTTCCTGGACCTCATCCAGGAGGGGAACCTGGGCCTGATCCGTGCGGTCGAGAAGTTCGACTACACCAAGGGCTTCAAGTTCTCCACGTACGCCACCTGGTGGATCCGGCAGGCGATCACCCGCGCCATGGCCGACCAGGCCCGCACCATCCGCATCCCGGTGCACATGGTGGAGGTCATCAACAAGCTGGCCCGCGTCCAGCGCCAGATGCTCCAGGACCTGGGCCGCGAGCCCACCCCGGAGGAGCTGGCCAAGGAACTCGACATGACCCCCGAGAAGGTCATCGAGGTCCAGAAGTACGGCCGCGAGCCCATTTCGCTGCACACCCCGCTGGGTGAGGACGGCGACAGCGAGTTCGGCGACCTGATCGAGGACTCCGAGGCGGTCGTGCCGGCCGACGCGGTCAGTTTCACGCTTCTGCAGGAGCAGCTGCACTCGGTTCTGGACACCCTCTCCGAGCGGGAGGCGGGCGTCGTCTCGATGCGCTTCGGCCTCACCGACGGCCAGCCGAAGACGCTGGACGAGATCGGCAAGGTCTACGGCGTGACACGCGAGCGGATCCGGCAGATCGAGTCCAAGACCATGTCCAAGCTGCGCCACCCGTCGCGCTCTCAGGTGCTGCGGGACTACCTCGACTGA
- a CDS encoding S1 family serine peptidase, giving the protein MRFPIRAVIAAAVALLPAMAVPLAGPAAPAAANGVVIGGSPTTTDQEPWVVALSSRSRFGSGRSGQFCGGVAVGPRTVVTAAHCFGREALGVSDWRQLPDLRVIEGRTDLTGDAGEELKLSDVWVNPDFDASTNAGDVAVITLAQDLPSGAAIALAQPSDTSLYQDGVQAEVYGWGDTTGRGDYADSLRSAPVTVFADTTCERAYPGSTDGIYVKSTMMCAGAPTGGRDACQGDSGGPLVVADRLVGLVSWGTGCAEAAYPGVYTRVSAVAALVAQHM; this is encoded by the coding sequence ATGCGTTTCCCCATCCGTGCCGTGATCGCGGCGGCGGTGGCACTGCTGCCGGCGATGGCCGTACCGCTGGCTGGGCCCGCCGCCCCGGCCGCCGCGAACGGTGTCGTCATCGGCGGCAGCCCAACCACCACCGATCAGGAACCGTGGGTCGTCGCCCTGTCCAGCCGGTCGCGCTTCGGCTCGGGGAGATCCGGCCAGTTCTGCGGAGGCGTGGCGGTCGGGCCGCGTACGGTCGTCACCGCCGCGCACTGCTTCGGCCGGGAGGCGCTGGGCGTCTCCGACTGGCGGCAACTGCCCGACCTGCGGGTCATCGAGGGGCGCACCGATCTGACCGGCGACGCCGGTGAGGAGCTGAAGCTCTCCGATGTCTGGGTGAATCCGGACTTCGACGCGTCGACCAATGCCGGCGACGTCGCGGTGATCACGCTGGCGCAGGATCTGCCCAGCGGGGCGGCCATCGCGCTCGCACAGCCCTCGGACACCTCGCTGTACCAGGACGGGGTCCAGGCGGAGGTGTACGGCTGGGGGGACACCACGGGCCGCGGTGACTACGCGGACTCGCTACGGTCCGCGCCGGTCACCGTCTTCGCGGACACGACCTGTGAGAGGGCGTACCCGGGCAGTACGGACGGCATCTATGTGAAGTCCACCATGATGTGCGCCGGGGCGCCTACGGGCGGCCGTGACGCCTGTCAGGGCGACAGCGGCGGCCCGCTGGTGGTTGCCGACCGTCTCGTAGGACTGGTGTCGTGGGGTACTGGATGTGCGGAGGCCGCATATCCAGGTGTCTATACGCGGGTCTCCGCGGTGGCCGCGCTGGTCGCGCAGCACATGTGA
- a CDS encoding DUF7455 domain-containing protein, translating to MTTVLTPASPLTAADRCDRCGAQAYLRVVLASGGELLFCAHHGRKFEPELKKIAADIQDETGRLTDKPASAGDDER from the coding sequence GTGACCACTGTTCTGACCCCCGCGAGTCCGCTGACAGCGGCAGACCGCTGCGACCGTTGCGGCGCTCAGGCTTACCTGCGCGTCGTACTCGCCAGCGGTGGAGAGCTGCTCTTCTGCGCTCACCACGGCCGGAAGTTCGAGCCGGAGCTGAAGAAGATCGCAGCCGATATACAGGATGAGACCGGCAGGCTGACCGACAAGCCGGCGTCGGCGGGAGACGACGAGCGCTGA
- a CDS encoding DNA gyrase/topoisomerase IV subunit B, producing MTAETSVPSSALLAGADRDGSNYTARHLLVLEGLEAVRKRPGMYIGSTDSRGLMHCVWEIIDNSVDEALGGHGDRIEVLLHEDGSVEVRDNGRGIPVDVEPKTGLSGVEVVMTKLHAGGKFGGGSYAASGGLHGVGASVVNALSARLDVEVDRGGHTHSLSFRRGVPGRYSKPGPDAPFEPASGLVRTKKVPRTRTGTRVRYWADRQIFLKDAKLSLEHLHQRARQTAFLVPGLTIVVRDERGIETDKPVEEVFHFDGGISEFCEYLAPDKPICDVLRLTGSGSFKETVPVLDDRGHMTATEVTRELGVDIALRWGTGYDTTTRSYVNIIATPKGGTHMTGFERSITKTVNEVLRATKLLRVAEDDIVKDDAIEGLTAVVTVRLAEPQFEGQTKEVLGTSAANRIVAAVVAKELKEFLTSVKRDTKAQARAVLEKAVAAARTRIAARQHKEAQRRKTALETSSLPAKLADCRSDAVDRSELFIVEGDSALGTAKLARNSEFQALLPIRGKILNVQKASISDMLKNAECGAIIQVIGAGSGRTFDIDQARYGKVIFLADADVDGAHIRTLLLTLFQRYMRPMVEAGRVFSAVPPLHRIELVQPKKGQEKYLYTYSDNELRQTLLDLERRNVRYKDSIQRYKGLGEMDANQLAETTMDPRHRTLRRINIGDLEAAEQAFDLLMGNEVAPRKEFITNSAATLDRARIDV from the coding sequence GTGACCGCCGAAACATCCGTGCCGTCCTCCGCGCTGCTGGCCGGCGCGGACCGTGACGGCTCCAACTACACCGCGCGGCACCTGCTCGTCCTCGAAGGCCTCGAAGCCGTACGCAAACGGCCCGGTATGTACATCGGATCGACCGACAGTCGCGGTCTGATGCACTGCGTTTGGGAGATCATCGACAACTCCGTCGATGAGGCGCTGGGCGGCCACGGTGACCGCATCGAGGTGCTCCTGCACGAGGACGGCTCCGTCGAGGTACGGGACAACGGCCGTGGTATCCCGGTCGACGTCGAGCCCAAGACCGGGCTCTCCGGCGTCGAGGTCGTGATGACCAAGCTGCACGCCGGCGGAAAGTTCGGCGGCGGATCGTACGCGGCTTCCGGCGGTCTGCACGGCGTCGGCGCCTCCGTGGTCAACGCGCTCTCCGCCCGGCTGGATGTCGAGGTCGACCGCGGCGGCCACACCCACTCTCTCAGTTTCCGCCGAGGCGTCCCCGGGCGCTACTCGAAACCGGGCCCGGACGCCCCCTTCGAGCCCGCGAGCGGCCTTGTCAGGACCAAGAAGGTCCCCCGCACCCGGACCGGCACCCGAGTCCGTTACTGGGCCGACAGGCAGATCTTCCTCAAGGACGCCAAGCTCTCGCTGGAGCACCTCCACCAGCGGGCCCGCCAGACGGCCTTCCTCGTCCCGGGCCTGACGATCGTGGTCCGCGACGAACGCGGCATCGAGACCGACAAGCCGGTCGAGGAGGTCTTCCACTTCGACGGCGGCATCAGCGAGTTCTGCGAGTACCTCGCGCCGGACAAGCCGATCTGCGACGTCCTGCGGCTGACCGGCAGCGGCAGCTTCAAGGAGACCGTGCCGGTCCTGGACGACCGCGGGCACATGACCGCCACCGAGGTCACCCGTGAGCTGGGCGTGGACATCGCCCTGCGCTGGGGCACCGGGTACGACACCACCACCAGGTCGTACGTCAACATCATCGCCACCCCCAAGGGCGGCACCCACATGACCGGTTTCGAGCGGTCGATCACCAAGACGGTCAACGAGGTGCTGCGCGCCACCAAGCTGCTCCGGGTCGCCGAGGACGACATCGTCAAGGACGACGCCATAGAGGGCCTGACGGCGGTGGTCACCGTCCGGCTCGCCGAGCCGCAGTTCGAGGGCCAGACCAAGGAAGTGCTCGGCACCTCGGCGGCCAACCGGATCGTGGCCGCGGTGGTGGCCAAGGAGCTCAAGGAGTTCCTGACCTCGGTCAAGCGCGACACCAAGGCCCAGGCCCGCGCGGTGCTGGAGAAGGCAGTCGCCGCCGCCAGGACCCGCATCGCCGCCCGGCAGCACAAGGAGGCCCAGCGCCGGAAGACCGCGCTGGAGACCTCGTCGCTGCCGGCGAAGCTCGCGGACTGCCGCAGCGACGCCGTGGACCGCAGCGAACTGTTCATCGTCGAGGGCGACTCGGCGCTCGGCACCGCCAAGCTGGCCCGCAACTCCGAGTTCCAGGCGCTGCTGCCGATCCGGGGCAAGATCCTCAACGTGCAGAAGGCGTCCATCTCGGACATGCTCAAGAACGCCGAGTGCGGCGCGATCATCCAGGTGATAGGAGCAGGGTCGGGCCGGACCTTCGACATCGACCAGGCGCGCTACGGCAAGGTCATCTTCCTCGCCGACGCCGATGTCGACGGCGCCCACATCCGCACCCTGCTGCTGACCCTCTTCCAGCGCTACATGCGGCCGATGGTCGAGGCCGGCCGGGTGTTCTCGGCGGTGCCCCCGCTGCACCGGATCGAGCTGGTCCAGCCCAAGAAGGGCCAGGAGAAGTACCTGTACACGTACTCCGACAACGAACTCCGGCAGACCCTGCTGGACCTTGAGCGGCGCAACGTCCGCTACAAGGACTCCATCCAGCGCTACAAGGGCCTCGGCGAGATGGACGCCAACCAGTTGGCCGAGACCACGATGGACCCGCGCCACCGCACCCTGCGCCGCATCAACATCGGCGACCTCGAAGCCGCCGAGCAGGCGTTCGACCTCCTGATGGGGAACGAGGTCGCACCGCGCAAGGAGTTCATCACCAACTCGGCGGCCACGCTGGACCGGGCGCGGATCGACGTCTGA